Within Hydrogenophaga sp. PAMC20947, the genomic segment CTGACCACAATATCCACAGCCCGCGTGTACAGATCGGCCTCGTGGCCGCGCAACTGGTTGAGGATGTCGTCGCGGTTGTGGACCTTACCCGGCTCGCGGGCCAGCAGGAGCAGCAGCTCAAACTCGGTCCCCGTCAGCTCGACCAAGGTCCCTTGGCGCTGCACCTCTCGCCGGGCCACATCGATGCTCAGGCCCTCAAAACGCAAATCCAGCGGGGCCTCCTTGCCAGCATCAACCGGGCCCTGTGCCTTGGTCTGGCGGCGCAAAACCGTCTGGATGCGGGCCACCAGTTCGCGGGGCTCAAACGGCTTGGGCAAATAGTCGTCCGCACCAAGCTCCAGGCCCACCACGCGGTCCATGACTTCGCCGCGCGCCGTCAGCATGATGATGGGAATGTCGCTGGTTCGGCGAATGGTTCGACACAGCTCAAAACCGTCCATTTCAGGCAACATGACATCAAGAATGGCGGCGTCAAAGCCACCCCGGGCGAGCAGGGC encodes:
- a CDS encoding response regulator transcription factor, yielding MHQILLIDDDHQLGPPLATYFQRFELGLTHALKPSEGLALLARGGFDAAILDVMLPEMDGFELCRTIRRTSDIPIIMLTARGEVMDRVVGLELGADDYLPKPFEPRELVARIQTVLRRQTKAQGPVDAGKEAPLDLRFEGLSIDVARREVQRQGTLVELTGTEFELLLLLAREPGKVHNRDDILNQLRGHEADLYTRAVDIVVSRLRKKLEPLDCIKTLRNAGYSLALRPLVP